In one Trichlorobacter lovleyi SZ genomic region, the following are encoded:
- a CDS encoding MBL fold metallo-hydrolase, whose protein sequence is MIFDTVVVGALGVNCFVLGCEATGQGVVVDPGDEVDRILAQVKQRGLTIVAIINTHGHFDHVGGNRQLTQATGAPLYIHQADAPLLERVAKTAGMYGLPGENSPQPDRLLEDGMQIEFGTHRLQVIHTPGHTQGGCCLYLEAEGRLIAGDTLFADGVGRTDLPGGSHTQLVESIKTRLFTLPDQVQVYPGHGPTTSIGHEKRHNPYLD, encoded by the coding sequence ATGATCTTCGATACGGTTGTTGTTGGTGCACTGGGAGTCAACTGCTTTGTGCTCGGGTGCGAAGCCACCGGACAGGGGGTTGTGGTTGATCCCGGAGATGAGGTTGACCGGATTCTTGCGCAGGTCAAACAGCGCGGTCTCACGATTGTTGCAATCATTAACACCCATGGCCATTTTGATCATGTCGGCGGTAATCGCCAACTGACCCAGGCAACCGGTGCACCGCTCTATATCCATCAGGCCGACGCCCCGCTACTGGAACGGGTAGCCAAAACGGCAGGCATGTACGGTCTGCCGGGTGAGAATTCGCCTCAGCCTGATCGTCTATTGGAAGATGGCATGCAGATCGAGTTCGGGACACACCGGCTGCAGGTGATTCATACACCGGGGCATACCCAGGGGGGCTGCTGCCTGTATCTTGAGGCAGAAGGCAGGCTGATCGCCGGGGATACCCTGTTTGCCGATGGTGTCGGGCGGACTGACCTGCCGGGCGGTTCTCATACCCAGTTGGTGGAGTCGATCAAGACCCGTCTCTTTACCCTGCCGGACCAGGTGCAGGTTTATCCCGGTCACGGCCCTACCACCAGCATTGGCCATGAAAAACGCCATAACCCGTATCTGGATTAA
- a CDS encoding pyridoxal-phosphate-dependent aminotransferase family protein, whose translation MVKKLFIPGPVNVAPEVFAAMSQPMIGHRMKEYAELHGRIKTSLKRLMMTESRVFLATSSAFGAMEGALRNLVKGRCANFCNGAFSDKWHDVTLRCGKEADAVKVPWGQPITAELVDATLATGKYDSMTMIHNETSTGVLSPLAEIAAVMRNYPDVMFIVDTVSSMSAMPIGLDELGIDCCIFGVQKAFALPPGLAIFTATEKALQRAQSVENRGYYFDFMEFAANDDKDNTPSTPCISLIYGLDCQLQRFFAEGLEARWERHRVMAERTRSWVLERGFELFAPEGARSVTLTSVANSRGVDLAAIKKQLGEKGYAFDDGYGKIKGKTFRIAHMGDLQPAELEEFLTVLDGELKG comes from the coding sequence ATGGTCAAGAAGCTGTTTATTCCCGGTCCGGTCAATGTGGCTCCAGAGGTGTTTGCGGCAATGTCTCAGCCGATGATCGGCCATCGGATGAAAGAGTATGCTGAACTGCATGGACGGATAAAGACAAGCCTGAAACGTTTGATGATGACGGAGAGTCGTGTGTTCCTGGCTACCTCCAGTGCCTTTGGTGCCATGGAAGGGGCGCTGCGCAACCTGGTCAAGGGGCGTTGTGCCAATTTTTGTAATGGTGCCTTCTCTGACAAGTGGCATGATGTGACCCTGCGGTGCGGCAAAGAGGCTGATGCGGTCAAGGTCCCCTGGGGACAGCCGATTACTGCGGAGCTGGTGGATGCAACCCTGGCCACCGGCAAGTACGACAGCATGACCATGATCCACAATGAGACCTCCACCGGGGTGCTGTCACCGTTAGCCGAGATTGCTGCCGTCATGCGTAACTACCCGGATGTCATGTTTATTGTTGATACGGTTTCATCCATGAGCGCCATGCCGATCGGGTTGGATGAGCTGGGAATTGACTGCTGCATCTTTGGTGTCCAGAAGGCCTTTGCGTTGCCGCCGGGCCTGGCCATCTTTACGGCAACGGAAAAGGCGCTGCAGCGTGCGCAAAGCGTTGAAAATCGTGGCTACTACTTTGATTTCATGGAGTTTGCTGCCAACGACGACAAGGATAACACGCCTTCAACTCCCTGCATCTCACTGATCTACGGTCTCGATTGCCAGTTGCAGCGGTTCTTTGCAGAAGGGCTGGAGGCCCGCTGGGAGCGGCATCGTGTTATGGCGGAGCGGACCAGGAGTTGGGTGCTGGAGCGCGGGTTTGAGCTGTTTGCTCCAGAAGGTGCCCGTTCCGTGACCTTGACCAGTGTGGCAAACAGCCGTGGGGTGGATCTGGCTGCGATCAAAAAACAACTGGGTGAAAAAGGGTACGCCTTTGATGACGGCTATGGCAAGATCAAGGGCAAGACCTTCCGGATCGCCCATATGGGAGACTTGCAACCGGCTGAACTGGAAGAATTTCTGACGGTTCTGGATGGTGAGCTGAAGGGGTGA
- a CDS encoding ferredoxin, translated as MAKKPVVDQEVCISCGLCISLCPEVFRFNASGRSECFNPDGAGEADIQAAIDGCPVQAISWES; from the coding sequence ATGGCAAAAAAACCGGTCGTTGATCAAGAAGTCTGTATCAGCTGTGGTCTCTGTATCAGCCTCTGCCCGGAGGTATTCCGCTTTAACGCCTCCGGCAGGTCAGAATGCTTCAACCCTGACGGGGCCGGTGAGGCCGATATCCAGGCCGCCATCGACGGCTGCCCGGTACAGGCCATCAGCTGGGAATCCTGA
- the rd gene encoding rubredoxin, which translates to MQKYVCTICQYEYDPAVGDPDHGIAPGTAFEDLPADWCCPLCGAGKDVFEAV; encoded by the coding sequence ATGCAAAAGTATGTCTGCACTATCTGCCAGTATGAGTATGATCCCGCTGTTGGCGACCCTGACCACGGTATTGCACCCGGCACTGCCTTTGAAGACCTGCCGGCCGACTGGTGTTGCCCGCTGTGCGGCGCCGGCAAGGATGTCTTTGAAGCAGTGTAA
- the coaBC gene encoding bifunctional phosphopantothenoylcysteine decarboxylase/phosphopantothenate--cysteine ligase CoaBC has product MKNAITRIWIKTMTELTGKTVVLGVTGGIAVYKAVELLRLLTKAGADVHVIMTRAATEFVTPLTFQALSGNPVSTELFNLYQEREIGHISLADRADLLLIAPATANLIGKIAHGIADDLLTTTVMATKAPVLLAPAMNVNMYQNPLYQENEARLRRHGYCFVDAESGSLACGWEGSGRLAQPERIFDEACALLAGDDLAGETMLITAGPTREELDPVRYISNHSSGKMGYALARAARHRGAKVILVSGPTCLAPPPGVELVQVESARQMHEAVMACVPDCSVVIKAAAVADYRPVLRCGEKMKKSGETLTLQLEKNPDILAELGQLERRPLLVGFAAETTDLQTHAAAKLAAKNLDMIVANDVSQEGAGFNVSTNIARILYRDGRIEPLELMAKTRLAELILDRIRELLQDKR; this is encoded by the coding sequence ATGAAAAACGCCATAACCCGTATCTGGATTAAGACCATGACAGAACTGACAGGCAAGACGGTTGTACTGGGGGTAACCGGCGGCATTGCGGTGTATAAGGCGGTGGAACTGCTGCGTCTGCTGACCAAGGCCGGTGCCGATGTCCATGTGATCATGACCAGAGCAGCAACAGAATTTGTGACGCCACTCACTTTTCAAGCGTTGTCCGGTAATCCGGTTTCAACTGAACTGTTTAACCTGTATCAGGAACGTGAGATCGGGCATATCTCTCTGGCTGACCGTGCTGATCTGCTGCTGATTGCGCCAGCCACAGCCAATCTGATCGGCAAGATTGCCCATGGCATTGCCGATGATCTGCTGACCACAACCGTCATGGCCACCAAGGCGCCGGTGTTACTGGCACCGGCCATGAATGTGAATATGTATCAAAATCCGCTCTATCAGGAGAATGAAGCCCGTTTGCGGCGGCACGGCTATTGTTTTGTTGATGCTGAAAGCGGCAGCCTGGCCTGTGGCTGGGAGGGAAGCGGGCGTCTAGCCCAGCCGGAACGGATCTTTGACGAGGCCTGTGCCCTGCTTGCCGGTGATGACCTTGCCGGTGAGACCATGCTGATAACTGCCGGGCCAACCCGGGAGGAACTGGACCCGGTGCGCTATATCAGCAATCATTCCTCAGGCAAGATGGGCTATGCACTGGCCCGGGCAGCCCGGCATCGCGGGGCGAAGGTGATACTGGTCAGCGGACCGACCTGTCTTGCGCCGCCACCAGGGGTTGAATTGGTGCAGGTTGAGTCAGCCCGTCAGATGCATGAGGCGGTTATGGCTTGCGTGCCGGACTGCAGTGTGGTGATCAAGGCAGCAGCGGTTGCTGACTATCGCCCTGTACTGCGGTGTGGCGAAAAGATGAAAAAGTCTGGTGAAACACTCACCCTGCAGCTGGAGAAAAATCCGGATATCCTGGCTGAGCTGGGGCAGCTGGAACGGCGTCCGTTACTGGTGGGCTTTGCCGCAGAAACCACAGATCTGCAGACCCATGCCGCAGCCAAGCTGGCCGCCAAAAACCTTGATATGATTGTAGCCAACGATGTCAGTCAGGAAGGGGCTGGCTTCAATGTGTCCACCAATATCGCCCGGATTTTGTATCGGGATGGCAGGATCGAACCGCTTGAGCTGATGGCCAAGACCCGGCTGGCAGAACTGATTCTGGATCGGATACGGGAGCTACTGCAGGATAAAAGGTGA